In Botrytis cinerea B05.10 chromosome 3, complete sequence, the genomic stretch TCTTCCGATCCTCGCAATTAGGTATCCTTCACTCTTCTAGCTGAAGAGGTTGTGCCATTGACGCGCTCTCTCATATATTCTACCAAGACTACCACGGCTCACCACCAAACATCTGAGCCAGCCCTTTGTAATTATGCACAGGAGTTCCGTCCGCATGGCATGCAATGTTGACTTTCAAGGTAGGAACCCAAAGCCAGGGCGAGCTCGTACCATTTCCGTCTTCGCACCCATAAATATTGCTGCCACTTTCGTATTTCGCAATCAAGGACATTAGAGCGGGTGCAGGCCTGCGAGTTTTCCAGTACTTTAAAGTCGCTTCTCCGGGCCCAGACCAGGGATCACTTTCCTTCGTATTCAAAAACCGATGGAAGTCTCCAGTTATCATGTCCGCGTGTTCTTTGATTGCCTCCATTTGCAGCCGATAATAAAGTCTTTGCAATTTCTTTTGTGAGTCGCTCAGACCTGGGGCATACTTTATGCGCAAGTCGAGATCCGTCAATCCATCTGAGATATCCAGCATTCGAAGTAGGTGCTTGGATGATGGATATGCCACGTCAGAAGTCTCTGTCTCGACTATGATCCATAATTTTGAGAGGGCCGGACAATGATTACTCAGAAACGTGTATAACTTGGCTGCGTTCTTCAATCTGACGGTCAGGATCGTTCGAGGACAGTACCATGATTCTAAGATGATATCGTCCAACGCTAACTGTGTGATATTTCCGAGAGACAAACTTCCACCCATGTCGTACAGTTGCAGCATTCTGATCCCTTGGACAAGAAGGATATCGAAACCAGGCCGAAAGTAACTGCAGAGCTTTCCTACATGTTCGACGAACGAAGGCGGGGCCACGActtcaaactttccaaaTGAACGAAAAGTCTCTGCGTATGACTCCTTGCAGGCTAGTAGTAAGCTGCTTAGCCCACCATATCTGAGAGGGTGAGAAACgaatcttccattttcatctgcTGTGAAATACAATCCGTTGACCATCGGATCGGGCTGTGCTTCTCTGAAAATTCGGGCTTGGAGTTCTAATGGCAAGCGTGAGAATGGCAAGAATTTGGTCAAGGCATTAAATTCTGGCTGCGTCGTTGAACTCATGATGGTGGCCTTGTGAAGGTTTGTCGATGGAAATTGTATGTGTTGTGGATGTGAAGGAGTTTTGGGCCGATTATTAGTCGAAAAGAAGATGGTATTTCAGATGACTGAGTGTTGAGTAGATATGATGTGAAAATGTTGCGCCTATGAATCTTTCTGTGTATTGTATcaaagatgaaattgaaagattttaaaaCCTGCAAAgatgatgtatgtatatcaaCACCGATGCAATTACGGCTGAGTGAAACAGGGCAATGTCGTATTGAGCTACAAATTAAACCTCGAATGTGGCAGAATAAGCTCGTTAGTCAAAAGCGCTGAAGTCTTATTTCGCctgaaatgaaagatatatcGTAGAGCAGGACCAGCATACGCGACAGGGTTTTCGACAAGCAAATTGAGTTTTTAGACAGGTAAAATTCGGGTGAATCGAGCAGCGACAGTGAATTTGAGGATATAAAGGTTGGACATGACCCTGACTATCACAAGCGAGCTGCTCAAGAGCGTCGATATCACAGTCTTGGAATCTCAAGTCAATAGAAAAGACATAATTTCCTGAGCATTTACTTGATTTTTCCTACAAATCACAATTCGTGGGAAAAGACAAGTACTTCGTACTAACATGAAGTTTCGTGCTTATTATACTCGTACTCTATCACTTACCAAAAACCAAATGCATCTACAATCATCACGGAACCTAATCACGAACCACAGTAGTCTGAGTAGACTTATTGTTTTACAGAGACGCATTGTTCCCGCTCCCAACTTCCAGCTTCAAAGCTCAAACACTATTCTCCCCTCGCGCAGAGGAAATAAGACTTATACTTTCTGGGTGACAACTACAGGCTGACGACCGAGAAGAAAGGATTTTAGTTTGTCACGATATTTGCCAGCAATCATCTAGATCGACTTGAGATTCGTTTCCACTTCTCAATCCTAGCGAGGATCTAGTTCCAGGCTCCGGTTAGTATTCGATTAGAGAGGTAATGTGATACTTTACACATTagattaaattaattttctttatcggagcttctcaatcttcctcCATTTTCTCCGGACTGCGTAACTCGCTTTTATATCTTTCCCTTTgactttccctttccctctccactTCTATCTCCGCTTCTATCTGCCCTTCTATCTCCCTATCTCTCGATCTCTCCCTGTCCACACTCATATCATCTCTCGGGGTATCATTGCTAtatctccttctttcctcgTCTCTGTCATCTCTTTCCTCATTCTTGTAATCACCcatgtcttcatcttctcccattTCCTGTTTCACATGATTTGTGTCTTGCGATTCAAGATGCAGATTATCCAGTCTTGGAGacccatcttcatcacccACATCGACCCATATCCGAACTGTCCCATCCAAACCAGCACTAACAATTGCTCCATTTGGTCCAGGAGCAGTATCAACCCAACAAACTACACCTTCGTGCCCATGAACTTTTTGTATCAATTCCTTCGTGCTAACGTCCCAGAAGAGAATATCGCCATCCTCACTACCCGAACTGATAAATCCTTGATTGCCACTGAAACCAAAACTTCCACCTAAAgagtatttattattaacGTGGCCTTGATATGTCTTTTTGCATGTTCCAGCTACATAATCCCAAAGTCGTATACATGAATCGAGTGTATGCGCCAGAATGTACCGACCGTTGGGTGAGAATCGGACTGTGGTCACAGGTGCATTATCTTCGTGCACGAGAGTTCGAAGACATTGGCCGGTTGCAGTATCCCATACACGACTAAGACAAAATTAGAATCTTCGATATAAAATTATGAATGGCTGGCAATTGAACTTACATGAGCCCATCAGTAGAACAACTGCATACTAAGGTTCCATCTCGGATAAAATCCACCGCACCAACCGGGTCTGAATGCGCTGGTAAACTTCTCATCTGTCTTCTTGCACGTAGATCCCACAGGAAGACTGCCTCATCATAGCTTCCACTGGCAATTACGTTACCCTTTGGAGAAAAAGCCACCGAATAAACATAATTATGATGACCGAGTAAAGGCGTAGGATATGGTTTACCAGTCGCTCGATCCCAGAGTCTAATAACCTTATCGTCCGATCCGGATGCAATAGTGTTTGAGTCCGGACTCCAAGCTATTGTTGATACACCTGCGAGATGTCCTTCCATTGTTCGCAAATGTTTCCCTGTTTCCGCATCCCATATTTTAATTGTGCCATCTGCAGAACAACTAGCTATCCATCGACCATTGGGCGAATATCTTACTTGCGCAACTCCTTTGCGATGTCCTCGTAATATAAATTTGCATTTGTAGTTGAGTTTTAAAGGTTTATTAGAAGGTGTAGATGAGGATTGCGCCGAGCGATGTGAATCTTCAGAGGTAGATCTACTTCTTGAATGATTGGAATTTCGACGACTTCGATGGTGGGGATGTGTATGATCTAGTTCGTCGGCGCTGCCATCACTAGAATATGGTCTTGATTGTCTGCGTGTTGAATCGCGACGCGTGCTCGTAGATGGGCGAATTGCTTTATCGTCTGCCAATTCATCTGGTGAACTATAACCCGGAGTAGAAACTTCGCTATCGTATCTTCGACGTTTGGTTTGATGTCTTTCCGTCatattgaatggatttgtaGCAGTTCAACGAAAGTCGGAAAGTATTTCGAGCTTTCGAGCTTTCGAGCTCTCGTTACATCAATGACGACTCAAATTAATTAAGCGCTGGCATCTGGAGAAATTAACCGCGACGCGCTTACCCTTGTATGGCATCGGCTGTTTTACCGGATGGGATCCATTGAACCCCTGGTTTTGAGTTCTTGGTGTTGAGCCTAGAAACGTCATGAAGTTTAATTCAAGAGAAGGGACTGAGCTGATGAAAAATGGTTCGAAACACCATCATAGCCTTTACTTCCCTGAGTTTTATTCTAACAGACTGGAGTGATCGATTTTATTGTATGCAACTGCAAGGGTCAAAATCTTAAAACGGAGttctttaattcaatttcatttcttcagCACTACGCCACTCTCGTCTCAGCAGATCCCCACGGTATAAGATTTCATTCCTactccctcttcctcctcaaacCTTGCGCCAATCGCCATGGATTCTCCATCACTAGAAGTTAATGAAATCAATGTGATCACCCTTAACTGTTGGGGTCTTAAGTTTATCTCTGACCTACGAAATGAACGACTTACGGAAATTGGGAAAGCCATTGGGTCTGCAAGCCCTACACCCCATATAGTTGGCCTGCAAGAGTGTTGGACACAGGAAGATTACAAGAGTATACGAAAGGAAACGAAACATATTTTACCTTATGGAAAGTTTTATCACAGTGGCATATTTGGAGGGGGGTTGGCAATTTTGTCTAAATGGCCAATCGAAGAGAGCTCTATGTTCAGGTATCCTCTAAATGGTAGGCCTACTGCGTTTTTCAGAGGTGATTGGTTCGTTGGAAAGGGCGTTGCTGGTGCGAGAATTCGATACGGAAAAGGTCCAAAAGATATTATGGAGGTTTTCACCACACATGTAAGTACCTTGGCGCGTTTTTCTCTGCCAAAACTAATGTACATAGCTCCACGCACCATACGAAACAGAACCAAACGACTCATATATCTGCCATCGAACCGCACAAGCATGGGAAATAGCAAAACTTATGAGAGGCGCCGCAGAGCGTGGACATTTAGTTCTTGGCCTAGGAGATTTCAATATGATACCACTATCCCTCGCCCATCGACTCATTAGTACACATTCACCTGCTCGAGATGTCTGGATGGTCTTGCATCCTGATTGCTCTATCGGTGCGGCGGTTGATGAAGTCGAAAAGGCTCGAAGACGCCCAATACCAACTGCCGAATTCAATTTATCGGAAAACGGTGCAACTTGCGATAGCGTATTGAACACTTGGCGTTGGAGTAAAGGAGAACAAAAACGTCTTGGTCCAAATCGTCCCGAGATTGAGATTCCAGGTGATACACCTGACCCTCGTGCAAAACGACTAGACTATATTTTCGCCAACACGTGTTTCGATGAAAGCAATCCATCAGCAGGAGGATGGATAGTAAAAGATGTACGTGTTGGCATGCTGCAACGACATTCCAAATATCAATGCTCATTGAGTGATCATTTCTCCGTCGAAGCAACATTGGTACATACAAAATATGCATCACCAACCGaacaaacaataaataataaatctgcCGTATCTAATGGCGTCTACCTCCAAACCGCCCCCTCAgaatctcatcttctcaGCGCTCATACACAACTCaaaacttcatcatcatcaccctaCCTGCCTATCTCAACATACGATGAAATTATCGCCATGATTCATGTCTACCGACTTCGAGAGCGCCGTCAAAGACGTCTTCGTTTAGGTCATTTCGTCGCTTCGGTATTCATTAGTATAGGTTGTTTTATAGCTGTTTGGTGGAGTCCTCGAAATTTTGTTGCATTTATACTTATGTTGTTGAGCAGTTTGGGACTTGGAGCGGGCGTTATCGATGGATTGATCGGGGGTCTTTTTGTAGGGAGTGAGATTAGAGCACTTAAGGAGTTTGAATGGGAAATTAGTAATGCAAGGGCGGCGGCTAATGGGGAACCGCTTGATCTCACTGAGGAGGGAATTCAGGATTGGTAGTCCTTTTCTGTGGGAGGGGTGGAAGGAACTGGGGAGTATTAATGTTTAATTGGTAAAAAGAAACCTGCGGGGTATATTACTAGTGGATCATGTTTAATTCGGGTATCTTTTATGCTGCTGCGAATAATTGTAATATACGCAAACGAgcattttttcttcaatgtACCGTGTTTTTCTCCCGCTCGCTGTTTCCTTCTTTTTACCTCCCACAAAATCTCCTTTTCACAGCACCTGCCTTCCATTCTTGCTCTCCTGTTGTTACCCGAATTTTACATCTCATCTTGCTTGCCTGTTCCTTCCCCATCCCTTTATTTGTTTTCATAATAAGATCCagcatgagatgagatggcaACACAACATCATAACATCAAAAAAACATTTTTCGTTTGTTTCATTATCTcttataattgataattagCAGATTTAGGAGACGAGACACATCAGGTTTATCACAATCACAAGTAGCGCTTTTAATACGTAGAACGTGTTACTGGTTACGTGGGTACTGTTATATCAGTTTTGGGGACACGTGCTGGGGCAATCTTGGACGAAGAGGGATTGTGCGGATAGATACGAACAGCGCGAGGGACGAGTCGACTGGAAGGTCTATTTGCGAGGAAGACGGGTGAATAGAATATTAGGGGAAGAGATTCAGATGTATTTGGGTATCTTGCTAGTTCTGGGTTTTGGGAATAAGTGAGAGGCGTACGATCAGTATGACTGATCAGAGAGAGAAACTGTCTCCGACTCATCCAGATGGTGCGTTTGCAAGAGAGCTTGAATCGATGCTGGAAGGGCAGGCGGAAGTGACAaatgagagagatgagaCAAGgcagagagaagagagaagtcAGATAGGGGAAAGgagtgagagagaggagagaagaatagATGACAGCGAAATGGAGAGAGATATGAGGCAACACaggatgtggatggagaggCAGGATCGTCATCAATACATTATTGGAAACGAAATAGAGCCGGTGAACCCAGACAATTTCTCGAGGGAAAGAAGACTGCAGGCTGGAGGCGGAAGACCTAGACAAGGAGAACGTGGTATGTGGCAGGAAGGTAGGGAGACTAGATTCCAAGAAATGGCGCATGATCAAAATCCAGCAAGTCGTAGACGAGAGGAAAATCGAAGACTGGGAAGTATGAACTTTTCATCATTAGAAAGTAGCCAAGGGGTTGAAAGGGGAAAAAGTGGCGGTGAACGGGGAAAGAAGACTTTGTTTAAGAGACAGGAGACTGGAGAGGAACGACGAAAAAGGCTTGTAAGAAATAGGCGGGCGAGGTTGCATTATAGAAAAGTCCTGGATAGAGATACCGAAATCATGAACGGGAATGATCCAATTAAAAAGGAGGAGGTCCAGCAAAAAAGGATCGAAAAAAAACGGAAACGGAAGAAAGAATACCAACAGCGAAAAAAATTGGAGCGTAAAATTGCAGAAAAACAGCAGGAGCCTGAAATCATGGAAGAGGATGATCTGTTGGTGAGGACGACAGTTCGATCGAAACAGTTTCGAAAAGATGGGACCAACAGTCGCTTCCAACAAACGACAGAAGGAAGGCGAAAGGCACAAACCctggtggaagaggaagaagacaatgacgaagatggagatgaatcgGAGGGTGAATGGAGAAGATATTACGATGGGGAGGAAGACGATGAATAAAAGTAACAGTAGCGACACACGGAAATTGAGAACtggaaattgatattctaaataGCGTTAGCGTAACTTAATGAATGTAACTTCAACCGCTTATAGAAAATTTGGTTTCTCTCTAATAGTCGAATCAGTATAAATTTGGCGAATTGCCTCGTGGGGTTGAATTCTAAAGTCTAATAGTAATCAATTGAACATATGGGATGACTGGGGACCTACTACAAATGAACCCCAGAATATCTGCCCTTCCCACATTGTACTTGTCATCATTCTTCATGTAAATCAATTCCTACGTTGTATTTTCCATTTGGGGTATCTATTATTACCTACTACTTGCCACTCATCACTTACTACAACCACCCAGCGTCAACGGCATCGCCTTCTCCTCCGCATACCTCCTTTCCTCCCTattcctcctctccatccaacCCACCACTCCCTCCTGCACCTTCCTATCATCACAATACGCACTCTGCACCGGATTCCCCAGCACTTCATACAGCGGCAACGCGCCCGTCCACACATCTTCTCGCTCCCCCAATCCCCCACGCTCCAAACTCTCCACATTCCCGGTCCGGATTTTCGCCGACGCACTGCGCACCACGACTTTAATCACCTGGACCGATTTCATGGCTTCGGGCGCTACGGGATTGGTTTGTGACCAGCGACGGCGGATCATGTGGTTTGTGAGGAGGTGCATGGCGTAGTGTTTTTCAGAGGCGGATGTAACGGGTTCGGCGGTGCCGTGGATGACGCAGGAGCGGTAGTTGAGGGAGTGGCCATTAGGGGTGAAGTGGAGGATTAGTCCGTCGACTTGAGGTGGTTAATGAGGATGTTTGTCTTCAATGCGTGGTAAAAATACCTTTAGTGCTACTAATGACAACTTTCATATTTCCTCCCTGTTTCGTCATACGGTTCAACATCATGGCGGAATTTCCATGGAGATACACATCGAATGGTCCTTCGCCGAAACTCTCCTGCTCCCGTACATACTGTTCCTCGTCTCCGTCATCTTCACAGAGGGGTTTATGAGGATCATAGTTTCCCGCAACCGCAGTCATTGGTAGCGAAAAGGGCGACggttctccatcttcatctgggACTATGAATGAAATCGTCGAGACGAATGTTTGagagagaatggaatgaaCCGTGCGGTAATCATAATGTGCTGTGAGTGATTAGAATGTATTTCGTAATGAGAAGAGGGGTAAACACCTCGTTTTTTGTATACTCTGATAGTGTTTTCCTTCGATTGAGGGTATTCCCCTGGTGTTTGTTCGGCTGTTATGGAACCCATGGTtttggatgtagatgtggatgtgaaaGACTAATTGATGTCGAAGCAACACAACGATTACGCAGAAATGCTATTCTACACAGATTGTCTCACGAGAAATGCAGATTATCACTTGGCAGCAGTCACTTTTATACCAACGGTATTTTTCCAAAATGTTGCCGCAAACCTCCTTAACGCGCAACGCTACAAAAAAAGCAGGTGGACACGACCCCTTTTTTAAGGAAGGTGGACGCGAATTTCCCTCATATTGATCCGATTCAGGACGTGCAAggaccttcttcttcaccaccCCACCAATCTTAATATCGCTTGTCTTATCTGATCGATTGATCGGATTTCATTGGTTTTCATTCGACAATAGCCATGCGGTCCCGGATGTGACAACTATTTTCGAAGTGTGAGTTCGTATGAAAAGGTGGGCAGGCATGGTATGAAGTAACTGTGCTCCGTATCTATGGGGAAGGACGAGGCGTAGAGGTGGTCCGTTCTTTCTTGTCATATCCTGATATAAATATGTACTCCACGGAAGTCGTGATATGTAGTCTTTGAATACTTTGCCATTCGGTGtgttcttttccattttggCTAACGTTGcacatctctttctttctcttggaaCTTTGAGATTCGTTTTGATTTTACTGTATTCGTACAAACAGTCGGGAACACAATTCGCTTGACTTAAGAAGATCAGTGTCTTCCAATTCCCCAAACTATGGCTCCCTCCATCGCAGAACTTCCGTCTTCCCCCTCGACTACTGTCAAGGAAGCTCCTATATCTACCACTTCTGGGCGCGGCATCTTCAATGCAGAAGTACAACCTCCGGAAGCCTCTGCAGTTCCAATATGGCAATCCATCGCTACTCGTCGCCAGCAAGAAATCAACTCTTCTATTCCTTCGGAATGGCTTCTTCCAACAGGCCTCCTCCAATCTAAACGTCCTCTCGATCTAGTAAAAACATGCGGTTTGTTGGATGAAAGAGAGGTGAAGATTGTGTACAGTGCTGCTGTGGATTTGCTCGAGAAAATGAGAACGAGAGAGTATACAGCTGTGGAAGTTACAACGGCGTTTTGTAAAGCGAGCGCTGTTGCCCATCAAGCGGTTTGTCTTccgtttcttttctcctaACTTTTGATCTCCCCAATCTCAGACATTGAAACTTCAAAGAGACTCCCGAATATtatatggaaagaaaaataatagCAAAAACTAACGAAACAAAAAAATAGACAAACTGTCTCGCTTGGACGATGTACCCCAGCGCCCTCTCCCACGCCGCCAAACTCGACGCTCACATGTCCCTAACCGGGACTCCCATCGGGCCCCTCCATGGTCTTCCCATCTCCGTAAAAGAACACGTCTACCTCATCGACACACCTTCCACATCTGGTTTCGTAGGCTGGGCCGATAACTTCTGTACTTCCTCTGCCCAAGAAGGAATGTGCATCCAAGTCCTCCGCGACAGCGGCGCAGTCTTTCACGTCAAGACTACTAATCCCCAAGGGCTCATGGCTCTCGAAACACAATCAAATCTCTATTCAACCACTACCAATCCTCTCAATACCTTCCTCTCCCCAGGTGGTTCATCAGGTGGTGAATCCGCCCTGGTAGCCATGCACGGGTCGATTCTCGGAATTGGCACCGACATCGGAGGGAGCATTCGAAATCCCGCCCTGAGTTGCGGTATCTACGGACTCAAACCCAGTGTGGCGCGACTTCCACATTCCGGACTCTCCGGCGCACACGACGGAATGGAAAGTGTGATTGGGGTTGTGGGACCCATTGCTACATGTTTGGCAGATATGGAACTGTTTTGCAAAACGCTCTTGGATGCGCAGCCCTGGAGACAGGAAGTTGGATTACTACCCATTCCATGGGGAAGTCGCGAAGCTATCGCTGccgagaaagaagagaacaggaaattgaaaatcgGTATCATATACACTGATGGAGTACATACTCCTCATCCACCCATTACCCGTGTTCTGCACTCTACGGAGTCAGCACTCAAAGATGCAGGACATGAAATCATTCCCTTCCCAACACATCTGCACTCTCCTATCGTCTCTACTGTCAATGCATTATACCTCCTAGACAGCGGCGCCGAATATCTTTCCCACCTCTCTCTAACCTCTGAGCCTCCCACCTCATTACTCCAATGGCTTTTAGAAGAAGAGACCACGAAAAATCGTAGCATTCCCGAACAATGGAAGTTACATAAGGAGAGAAACAGGCTTCAAGACGCATATGCGAAATTGATGTTGGAAACGGGTGTAGATTGTATCATAGCGCCAGGGGGTGTGACGGTAGCGAATGCACATGAAGAGGCGAAGTACTGGGGATACACGAATGTGTATAACGGGTTAGATCTACCGGTTGCCTGTTTGCCTGCTggagaggtggaggagggagatgcGTGGGgcgatgaaaatgaaaataaaattgcaAAAACGCATATGGAAGCTCTGTGGGGCCCTGGAAAAGAAGGAGCGCAAAAATATGAAGGAGGAAGTGTAGGATTACAGATTGTTGGAAGGAGgttggaggaggaaaagCTATTGAAGATGACCAAAATAATTGAGAGGGACTTGGGATTATCTGGGCCCAACTAGAAGAAAGAACTCGAAGGTAatgtgaaaatgaagattagAGATCAAATCTGAGATATCGAAGTGATTCAGATTTTTTtagaagaacaaaaaaaatacCACCTATAATTCCCTCAAAAATCTTCTGAACGGCTAGAACTTCCAGTTCCGTACACATTCATAATTCAGACCAAAAGTATACAACTCCCCAATGCCCTAATCGCCATGGTGCAATCAACCaatctcccctcctccttctGCAACTCCCAactcttttccaaaatcttcaatgcACTACTCGAATTTCCG encodes the following:
- the Bcisc1 gene encoding Bcisc1; translation: MDSPSLEVNEINVITLNCWGLKFISDLRNERLTEIGKAIGSASPTPHIVGLQECWTQEDYKSIRKETKHILPYGKFYHSGIFGGGLAILSKWPIEESSMFRYPLNGRPTAFFRGDWFVGKGVAGARIRYGKGPKDIMEVFTTHLHAPYETEPNDSYICHRTAQAWEIAKLMRGAAERGHLVLGLGDFNMIPLSLAHRLISTHSPARDVWMVLHPDCSIGAAVDEVEKARRRPIPTAEFNLSENGATCDSVLNTWRWSKGEQKRLGPNRPEIEIPGDTPDPRAKRLDYIFANTCFDESNPSAGGWIVKDVRVGMLQRHSKYQCSLSDHFSVEATLVHTKYASPTEQTINNKSAVSNGVYLQTAPSESHLLSAHTQLKTSSSSPYLPISTYDEIIAMIHVYRLRERRQRRLRLGHFVASVFISIGCFIAVWWSPRNFVAFILMLLSSLGLGAGVIDGLIGGLFVGSEIRALKEFEWEISNARAAANGEPLDLTEEGIQDW